AGTAAGacaatatgtaaaacaaatcAGAAGGGAATAGGTAACTTATGATCAGGATGGTGAAGGAACAAACATGCCTGATgggaaatgagaggaggagaccTGGTCTGGGCAGGGTAGGTGGAAAAGATGTCTCTTGTCATTTCAGCTGAGGCATGAAGAATGGAGAGAAAGGGCAACCTGGAGAAGAGCTTTTCAAGTGGGGGGAAGAAAATTCTCAGCTTGTCCTAGGCATGGAGGAGGGCTGCTGTGCCGGAGTGGGACGGCCCAGGACAACGTGGGGGTGATGTCggagagggaggtggggcggGCCTGCCTCGCTGCGGGCTGGATAAGTAGTTTTACTCTGAAGTGTTTCTTGTGCTTTTGGGGCTGGTGGTTGGGAATGGCACCTGGGTGGTGTCTGTGTGCCCTAAGAGAAAGGACACCTCACTGAACACCCGGCTTAGCTTGCCaagagagagggggcagggaggagtcCAGCACCAAAACCAAGGCTAAAGAAGAGCTTCATGGGCTCCCCACCCTTCCTGCCAAGAACAGAAGGTCTGGTTGGCAAGTTCTAGGAGGGGCTAAGCAAGACTGAAGAGCAAGGTGCAAACAGCACTGCTGGTACTGAGGAAAAGCAGCGCATGAGACGGAGGCCTGGGCTGGGTGTGGACTGGGAGGAAATGGGCTTGTCCTGGGGAAGTTCGAGGGGAGAGGGAAACAACCATGAATTATGTTCCAGTGACTTTTACAACCCTGCTTACAAAGAAACGCAGGCCAGCTGCGAGCTCAAGGTCACAGTAGCCAGAACAGATAGGTTTGCTGCATTCTGAGGCTCTAGGATTTGCCAGTCAATAGaatttggatttcttttcttttttattattattatttgtgtgtgtgtgtgtgtgtgacagacagagagatacagagggacagatagggatggacagacaggaagggagagagacaagaagcatcaattcttccttgtggcatcttagttgttcattgattgctttctcatatgtgccttgaccggggggctacagctgagccagcgaccttaggctcaagctggtgagccttgctcaaaccagatgagcctgcgctcaagctggcaacctcggggtttcgaacctggttctccacatcccagtctgtcgctccatccactgcaccactgcctggccaggcagaatTTGGATTTCTTACTCTTGAAGATCACTGGAGATATGTTAGGGAACCCTTTGGACCTCATGAATGACTGGGCAGACAATGTTTATAGGTCTTGAATGGGGAACAGGGAACACATTGAATGGGGGAAGGGTTCCCCAGAAAGGTGGGTCTGTGCTGACACGTCAGGAGGTGCCGGGAGGAAGCTGGGAGTCAAGGCCATGCTCCAGGCTTCATGGGAGACCGTCACAGAAGACATGGCTATGGGGAGGTGGAAGGTGTGTTCAGGTTGGAGGGGCTATGGCAGGGCTCTCCCTGACATACTGCCTCTGTGGTGTCTTCCAGGCCCAGAGGCTGCTGGGCCAAAGGAGGCCCCGCCGCTCCTTCTTTGAATCCTTCATCCGGACTTTCGTCACTGTGTGTGCTGCGCTGGCTGTGGTCCTGTCCTCTGTCTCCATCTGTGACGGTCACTGGCTCCTGGCTGAGGACCACCTCTTTGGGCTATGGGACTTCTGCACCAATGCCAACCAGACCGGGCCACACTGCCTCAGAGACCTGAGTCAGGCCCGTGTGCCGGGGCTGGCCATGGGCATGGTCCTGGCCCGCAGTGTGGGGGCCTTGGCTCTGGTGGTTGCCATTTTTGGCCTGGAGCTCCTCATGGTGTCCCAAGTGTGTGAGGACCTCCACTCATGGCGCAAGTGGGCCCTGGGCTCCATCCTGCTACTCGTCTCGTTTGTCCTCTCCTCGGCGGGGCTTCTGAGCTTTGTGGTCCTCCTCCGGGGCCAGGCCACGCTCATCGGCTTCACCCTGATGTTCTGGTGTCAGTTCGctgcctctttcctcttcttcctgaatGCCATCAGCGGCCTTCACATCAACAGCATCACTCATCCCTGGGGCCAGCTCAGGAAATTTTAGGACCCCTCCAAGGACATATGGTTCTACAAGGAAGTGTGCTCAAGATGGAACTTTTCCAAACATGACCTCTGGTGGGGCAGGTTAGAGGTGGTGACCTTGCAACTGCTGCCTCTAACCCAATAACCTTTGGGTAGTCAGCCAGAAATGGCCCAGGGGCCTTTGCCCACAGCCAGAAGCCAGAAGGGTGTCTCAGTGCTACCAACCACTCTTAGCCAAATTATTCGGATGTAGATTATAGAACACATGTAAAAGTCCTTTTCTTGAATATTCCCAGGACGGGAatagatttggaagcagctctgGTGACTGGTTCCCGGGCTGGCTGCAGAGCCAAGTGCTGTTTGCACCTGTTTCGTGGCTCTGTGCTGGGCAGGAAGCTGTAGGGTCCCTAGAGCCCCTGGGATCGCAAGGAGTGGATCCTTCTCGTGAAGGGTATGTGGTTGGTGACTAAGATTTTTCTTCTGCCAACCCAAAGGACCTTGTTACACATTTCTCTGCTTGAGCTATGGTCATGCCAGGGAGGCAGAGTTTACACTTCCCTCAGAATTTCCCACACCTGGTAGGTTTCCAAACAATTTTACTTGATTCGACCTCAGCCCTTTGGGAAACCCCATAATTCCTTCTTAACCCCAGCTTCCACCAGCTGGCTGTCTCGTCTGGGGACTCCTtagggtttctgcctgaattctTTGAGGAGACTTTTTGAGCAAGCCCTCCCTGAAGCGAGTGCATGTCCATCTTTGAATAGGATGTGAGGATAGGACAGCATCAGGATACCATTTTGATCCTAAAATACATTCAGAGAGCACCTGTCTGGACCGCCTGGACCTTGGGTGACAAGCATCCTGATGATGAGTGTGGAGGAAGGCGACAGGAACCAGTCAGGACCCCATCCTGGCCAGCAGATCAGTGGTTTGTGCATTAAACTGCCCCTTTCCAGTCCCCTTGTGTCCTCAGCCCATTTCATTCCACACTAGCCCTGTCCTGTTCCCCTCCCTAATGAATTCTGGCCTTCCCTGCTTCATTCTGGCTGCCACTGACTATATGAGTTTGGGGTCACCGTGGTTCCCCTTTCTGGGTTGGGCTGGGTACCTATATCTACctcttgtgattttttaaaaaaaatttcccaaaatGCATCATCTGTGGAGTTGTGGACCAACAGGTGTTTTGGAGAACAGAGCTCAGTAACTATATAGGCTAGGTTCTTAGACCAGGAAGTGGGCACCTGGCCTTCTATCCAGGAGCATTCTACAAGGGGCAAAGGGTGACCTCCATGTCTCTGCAGATGAGAGGTACAAAGGCGGGGAGCCAGGGCCCGGAGAGGGATAGCACTGATCCAGGGCCACCCAAAGCCAGGACTAGAGCTGGACCAGTAAGATGCTCTTATCTGCACACTGTGGGGAGGGGTTCTTCACTCTGTCCAGAATGTGTTCGCCTGAGTGctgctagctttttttttttttttttttttttgtaaaaggacTCAATGTCGAGTCCTCTTTAATCCTTACAAGGCTGGTGGGTAGGGGGTGTTGGTATTCAAGGTAACtgagatggggagaggaaagACTGAGACAAAATCCACAAGGGGATGGGGAGACAGGCCCTGGGAAAACAGACACAGCCTTGGAGCATGGGAATTTGAGatcaaaagtcctggactggactCCTGCCGCTTCCTTGCCTAGTAGTTGGGGGCATGTCGCAGGGCCTTGGTGAGCCTATTTTTCTATCAAATGGTGTCATGCGGTACCTGCCTTGGGAGCGCTGGGTAATTAGCTGAAAGGGCAGTGAGAACGGAGAGATGCCTCCAGCTGTGCCATGGCTACTGAAAGGGGGCAGGGGTCTGCGGCTCCCCTGGCTTCCACTGTGACTTGATCAGATCAATTCAGCAGTTGTCTTGAAGGCTCAATTGAGAATGAGAGCTACTGGACAGGTGAGTTGTAGTGAGGGGTGGGCAGGGTCCCCCTAGAGCCAAGGACCTTAATTTCTTATGTTTCCTGGGCTTCTGAGTTTGTCCCTAAAAACTAGACAGGGAATCAAAGAagcccccctcctccagcaagggATAGGGACATGGACCAGAACATCCTCCCTCTCGAGGGCAAAACAGCTGACAAATACAGACTTCGTCTCATCCcattaccattttttttccttctcccttctaaGACCCCTGAACTGCTTTtccccttcccactccctcccccatgGTGCCCCAAGTTCCTTCTGTTGAGTTCTGAGGACTTCTCACCCTCCACTGCAAGGCCAGGAGGAGAGGTTATTAGTCACAGGAGAAAGCATCTATCTGCGGGAAAGATGGACCTCTCAGGACCTCGCTTGGCCTGTGTCCACGGGTGGCCCTCCTCCAGCCTCTCAGATGACGCTGGCCCTGCAGGTGCCCCGGCTCGTCTCAGAGGGGCTGGCCTTGGTGCTGTGGGTGAGGCCACTGTTGCCACTGCTGAAGGAGTTGCTGAGGGCCACGGGGTGCAGGGGGAACTCACGCAGGTGCCACTGCCGCCACTTCTTCTGGACCTCCAGCTGCACCTGGCCCCGGAAACCAGCCATCAGCCCAGGAGGGGAGAGCGAGAAGGACGCAGGGCCCAGGGTCCTGCTCACTCCCCTGGGGCCTCTGCATTCGCACGGGCCCTGCCACTCTTGCCCAGTAATCACACTTTCCCATCTCCCGCAGGCCACTCGGATTGACCAATTCCAGCCCCAAAGTCCAATAGGTATTGAGAGCCCCCTTCCCTGCACATGGTCACCTGTGATCTTACTATCTCTGCCCTGAAGTAGGGGCTTGTGATTGTCATACAAACTCCAGAACCCCAACATCCAAATCATCATCACATGGGACAACAGGACACAGTCCCAGGAAGCCACCCTAACTGGGAACTAATCTGAGGGCCAGGAACCTGCTCTTCGAAAGTTTCTTTTGTGAAACCCCAGCTGCAGCAGCAAAACCTTCAAGGCTAGGCTTGGTGCCTCATTATTGGAAAACATCAGAAGTTATCCCCATTCAAGTGTGGTGAAGCTGACAGGTGGTTGGCAGTTACAGAAAGGCTTTCCTTCTGTGCAGTGTCGTGTTTAACTAATGATTACACAAGTTCTGGGTGTCAGGAACCTCATGTCTGGACCCAAATGCTGGGCAGCAGCAAAGGCCTCAAGGTAAGTGTGCAGCCACCAAAAGAGACAGTGCTCACGGTGGTATCAGGGCTGTTAGGGTATCTGAgtcactcattttacagatgaggacctTGAGGCCCCGAGAGGGGCAGTGACTGAGCTCAGCCATCCAGATAGCAGCAGAGCTGTCAGCCTGGTGTCAGGTCGGGGTGCCTGCCCTTTCCTCCATTTCCCGACCTCCCAAGGATAAGAATCACCT
The sequence above is drawn from the Saccopteryx bilineata isolate mSacBil1 chromosome 5, mSacBil1_pri_phased_curated, whole genome shotgun sequence genome and encodes:
- the TMEM37 gene encoding voltage-dependent calcium channel gamma-like subunit isoform X2, with product MTAIAAQAQRLLGQRRPRRSFFESFIRTFVTVCAALAVVLSSVSICDGHWLLAEDHLFGLWDFCTNANQTGPHCLRDLSQARVPGLAMGMVLARSVGALALVVAIFGLELLMVSQVCEDLHSWRKWALGSILLLVSFVLSSAGLLSFVVLLRGQATLIGFTLMFWCQFAASFLFFLNAISGLHINSITHPWGQLRKF
- the TMEM37 gene encoding voltage-dependent calcium channel gamma-like subunit isoform X1, giving the protein MRCPRFGSQGVTPNVSRAQRLLGQRRPRRSFFESFIRTFVTVCAALAVVLSSVSICDGHWLLAEDHLFGLWDFCTNANQTGPHCLRDLSQARVPGLAMGMVLARSVGALALVVAIFGLELLMVSQVCEDLHSWRKWALGSILLLVSFVLSSAGLLSFVVLLRGQATLIGFTLMFWCQFAASFLFFLNAISGLHINSITHPWGQLRKF